A stretch of Miscanthus floridulus cultivar M001 chromosome 13, ASM1932011v1, whole genome shotgun sequence DNA encodes these proteins:
- the LOC136501716 gene encoding amino acid permease 3-like: protein MEVDHGAAGNSNHVHQSRRTAELSSGPPHKQPLVDDDGRPLRTGTLWTASAHIITAVIGSGVLSLAWGVAQLGWAGGPAAMVLFGAVICYTSTLLAECYRSGDPVFGPRNRTYIDAVRATLGDSKERLCGAIQLSNLFGIGIGVSIAASVSMQAIRRAGCFHYRGHEDPCHASTSPYIAIFGVMQIFFSQIPDLDKVWWLSTVAAIMSFSYSTIGICLGVAQIVVHRGPKGSLAGVIGAGAGVTLMQKVWRSLQAFGNIAFAYGFSLILLEIQDTIKSPPPSEAKVMKKATAVSVAVTTVIYLLCGCVGYAAFGGSAPDNLLTGFGFYEPFWLLDVANAFVVVHLVGTYQVMSQPVFAYVERRAAAAWPGSALVRARDVRVGGAMAFTVSPIRLAWRTAYVCVTTGVAMLLPFFGSVVGLIGALGFWPLTVYFPVEMYIAQSRVPRGSRRWMLLQGLSAACLVVSVAAAAGSIAGVVEDLKAHNPFCRSC from the exons ATGGAGGTGGACCATGGCGCGGCCGGCAACAGCAACCATGTCCATCAAAGTCGTCGCACGGCGGAGTTGTCGTCGGGGCCGCCGCACAAACAACCGCTCGTGGACGACGACGGGCGGCCGCTCCGCACGGGCACGCTGTGGACAGCCAGCGCGCACATCATCACGGCGGTGATCGGCTCGGGCGTGCTCTCGCTGGCGTGGGGCGTCGCGCAGCTGGGGTGGGCGGGCGGCCCCGCCGCGATGGTGCTCTTCGGCGCCGTCATCTGCTACACCTCCACGCTCCTCGCCGAGTGCTACCGCTCCGGCGACCCCGTGTTCGGCCCCCGCAACCGCACCTACATCGACGCCGTCCGCGCCACCCTGGGCGACTCCAAGGAGCGGCTCTGCGGCGCCATCCAGCTCTCCAACCTCTTCGGCATCGGCATCGGCGTCTCCATTGCTGCCTCCGTCAGCATGCA GGCGATCAGGAGGGCGGGGTGCTTCCACTATCGAGGGCACGAGGACCCCTGCCACGCCTCCACCAGCCCATACATCGCCATCTTCGGCGTGATGCAGATCTTCTTCTCGCAGATCCCCGACCTGGACAAGGTATGGTGGCTCTCCACCGTCGCCGCCATCATGTCTTTCTCCTACTCCACTATCGGCATCTGCCTTGGTGTTGCCCAGATTGTAG TACACCGAGGACCAAAGGGGAGCCTCGCCGGCGTcatcggcgccggcgccggcgtgaCGCTGATGCAGAAGGTGTGGCGCAGCCTGCAGGCGTTTGGGAACATCGCGTTCGCGTACGGTTTCTCTCTTATCCTGCTCGAGATCCAGGACACGATaaagtcgccgccgccgtcggaggCCAAAGTGATGAAGAAGGCGACGGCGGTGAGCGTGGCGGTGACGACGGTGATCTACCTGCTGTGCGGCTGCGTCGGGTACGCGGCGTTCGGCGGGTCGGCCCCCGACAACCTGCTGACGGGGTTCGGCTTCTACGAGCCCTTCTGGCTGCTGGACGTGGCGAACGCCTTCGTGGTGGTGCACCTGGTGGGCACCTACCAGGTCATGTCCCAGCCCGTCTTCGCTTACGTCGAGCGCCGTGCGGCCGCGGCCTGGCCTGGCAGCGCGCTGGTCCGCGCCAGGGACGTCAGGGTGGGGGGAGCCATGGCGTTCACCGTGAGCCCCATCCGGCTCGCGTGGCGCACGGCGTACGTGTGCGTCACCACGGGCGTGGCCATGCTGCTGCCCTTCTTCGGCTCCGTCGTGGGACTCATCGGCGCGCTGGGGTTCTGGCCGCTCACCGTCTACTTCCCCGTCGAGATGTACATCGCGCAGAGCCGGGTGCCGCGGGGGAGCAGGCGGTGGATGCTCTTGCAGGGGCTCAGCGCCGCCTGCCTTGTTGTGTCCGTTGCTGCCGCGGCCGGGTCCATCGCCGGCGTCGTGGAAGACCTCAAGGCGCACAATCCCTTCTGCCGGTCGTGCTGA